In Glycine max cultivar Williams 82 chromosome 7, Glycine_max_v4.0, whole genome shotgun sequence, a single window of DNA contains:
- the LOC100818471 gene encoding U-box domain-containing protein 35 isoform X5, with protein MSILQRIFSAPSIAIVHAKMYIQCLDVLLEDMDVVKGITEYVSYAAIENLVLGQASRHGFIRFKSSTPSNILKGAPDFCTVYVISKGRISSVRSAARTAPHASPLLRHIQILHDENARESEISSKYNRASIKPSSWQSESMKQSQLGRRINLSGRSCMDFPESDSDISFVSSERPSSVRSSSVFYDYFDLHARNPRTSTSSDHSLGSTRMRPKFSDLSSTDISFSEDSRRSSVSSSLLNVDEAEADMRSLKLELKHTLEIYTTACRETLAAQQKLGELQNWKIEEEKKMEEMQLSQEAAEASVEQEKARSKAARETAKAAKRIARVESSKRESVKVKALKEAEEMRKQLDNLTQNDKRYRRYTIEEIERATDMFSEARKIGEGGYGPVYKCYLDHTQVAVKVLRQDSAQGEAQFQQEVNILGCIRHPNMVLLIGACAEHGILVYEYMAKGSLEDCMFGKKKEKEGKMRSWKVRFGIAAEIATGLLFLHQTKPEPLVHRDLKPGNILLDQNYVSKISDVGLAKLVPAATAGNGTQCCMTAAAGTFCYIDPEYQQTGMLGVKSDVYSLGIILLQLLTGRPAMGLAHQVEESIKKDRFGEMLDPSVPDWPLEQALCLANLALQCAQLRRKDRPDLATLVLPRLQILRDFASLHSSTSSDQGPNDH; from the exons ATGTCAATATTACAAAGGATCTTTTCCGCACCTTCCATTGCTATTGTTCACGCAaagatgtat ATACAATGCCTTGATGTCCTTCTTGAAGACATGGATGTGGTCAAAGGAATAACAGAATATGTCTCTTATGCTGCAATTGAGAATTTGGTGCTTGGTCAAGCCTCCAGGCATGGCTTTATTAG ATTCAAGTCAAGTACGCCAAGCAACATATTAAAGGGGGCGCCAGATTTCTGTACTGTGTATGTGATTTCTAAGGGCAGAATCTCTTCAGTTCGGAGTGCTGCTCGAACAGCCCCACATGCCTCCCCATTGCTGAGGCACATACAGATTCTACATGACGAGAATGCACGTGAGTCTGAGATATCGTCTAAAT ATAACAGGGCATCAATCAAACCTTCCAGCTGGCAGAGTGAATCCATGAA ACAATCACAACTTGGCAGAAGAATAAACTTGAGTGGAAGGTCATGCATGGACTTCCCCGAATCCGACTCTGACATATCATTTGTAAGCTCTGAGAGGCCCAGCAGTGTGCGTTCATCCTCTGTTTTCTATGACTATTTTGATCTTCATGCCCGAAATCCACGAACTTCAACCAGTTCAGATCATAGCTTGGGATCAACCCGTATGAGACCCAAGTTCTCTGACCTCAGTTCAACCGACATTTCATTTTCAGAGGATAGCCGCCGATCATCAGTTTCTTCTTCCTTGCTAAACGTT GATGAAGCCGAAGCTGACATGAGGAGCTTGAAGTTGGAGTTAAAGCATACATTGGAAATATACACTACTGCATGCAGAGAAACACTAGCAGCACAACAGAAG TTAGGGGAACTGCAAAACTGgaaaatagaggaagaaaagaaaatggaggagatGCAGTTGTCCCAGGAAGCAGCAGAGGCAAGTGTGGAGCAAGAGAAAGCAAGAAGTAAAGCAGCAAGGGAAACAGCTAAAGCAGCAAAGAGAATAGCAAGGGTGGAATCGAGTAAAAGAGAAAGTGTAAAAGTGAAAGCCCTTAAAGAAGCAGAGGAAATGAGGAAACAATTGGACAATCTAACCCAAAACGACAAAAGATATAGGAGATACACAATAGAGGAGATTGAAAGAGCCACAGACATGTTCTCAGAAGCAAGGAAGATAGGGGAAGGGGGGTATGGACCTGTGTACAAGTGTTACCTAGATCATACACAAGTGGCGGTGAAGGTTCTGCGTCAAGATTCAGCTCAAGGGGAGGCACAGTTTCAGCAAGAG GTGAACATACTGGGGTGCATAAGACATCCAAACATGGTGCTGCTAATAGGAGCATGTGCAGAGCACGGAATACTGGTATATGAATATATGGCGAAAGGAAGCTTGGAAGACTGTATGTttggaaagaagaaggagaaggagggAAAGATGAGGAGTTGGAAGGTAAGGTTTGGAATAGCAGCGGAGATAGCAACGGGGTTGCTGTTCCTACATCAGACGAAGCCAGAACCATTGGTGCACAGGGATCTGAAACCGGGGAACATATTGCTGGACCAGAATTACGTGAGCAAGATAAGTGACGTTGGATTGGCGAAACTAGTACCGGCAGCAACGGCGGGGAACGGGACGCAATGCTGCATGACAGCAGCAGCGGGAACATTCTGCTATATAGATCCGGAGTATCAGCAGACGGGAATGCTAGGGGTGAAGTCAGACGTATACTCTCTGGGGATAATTCTACTACAGTTGTTGACGGGAAGGCCTGCCATGGGACTGGCACACCAGGTTGAGGAGTCGATCAAGAAGGACAGGTTTGGTGAAATGCTGGACCCCTCTGTCCCGGACTGGCCTCTGGAACAAGCCCTCTGCCTTGCAAACTTGGCTCTCCAATGTGCACAGCTCAGGCGAAAGGACCGCCCAGACCTTGCCACACTCGTATTGCCTCGCCTCCAAATCTTGCGAGACTTTGCTTCCCTTCATTCATCCACCTCTTCCGATCAAG GGCCCAATGATCACTAA
- the LOC100818471 gene encoding U-box domain-containing protein 35 isoform X6 yields the protein MSILQRIFSAPSIAIVHAKMYIQCLDVLLEDMDVVKGITEYVSYAAIENLVLGQASRHGFIRFKSSTPSNILKGAPDFCTVYVISKGRISSVRSAARTAPHASPLLRHIQILHDENARESEISSKYNRASIKPSSWQSESMKRINLSGRSCMDFPESDSDISFVSSERPSSVRSSSVFYDYFDLHARNPRTSTSSDHSLGSTRMRPKFSDLSSTDISFSEDSRRSSVSSSLLNVDEAEADMRSLKLELKHTLEIYTTACRETLAAQQKLGELQNWKIEEEKKMEEMQLSQEAAEASVEQEKARSKAARETAKAAKRIARVESSKRESVKVKALKEAEEMRKQLDNLTQNDKRYRRYTIEEIERATDMFSEARKIGEGGYGPVYKCYLDHTQVAVKVLRQDSAQGEAQFQQEVNILGCIRHPNMVLLIGACAEHGILVYEYMAKGSLEDCMFGKKKEKEGKMRSWKVRFGIAAEIATGLLFLHQTKPEPLVHRDLKPGNILLDQNYVSKISDVGLAKLVPAATAGNGTQCCMTAAAGTFCYIDPEYQQTGMLGVKSDVYSLGIILLQLLTGRPAMGLAHQVEESIKKDRFGEMLDPSVPDWPLEQALCLANLALQCAQLRRKDRPDLATLVLPRLQILRDFASLHSSTSSDQGPNDH from the exons ATGTCAATATTACAAAGGATCTTTTCCGCACCTTCCATTGCTATTGTTCACGCAaagatgtat ATACAATGCCTTGATGTCCTTCTTGAAGACATGGATGTGGTCAAAGGAATAACAGAATATGTCTCTTATGCTGCAATTGAGAATTTGGTGCTTGGTCAAGCCTCCAGGCATGGCTTTATTAG ATTCAAGTCAAGTACGCCAAGCAACATATTAAAGGGGGCGCCAGATTTCTGTACTGTGTATGTGATTTCTAAGGGCAGAATCTCTTCAGTTCGGAGTGCTGCTCGAACAGCCCCACATGCCTCCCCATTGCTGAGGCACATACAGATTCTACATGACGAGAATGCACGTGAGTCTGAGATATCGTCTAAAT ATAACAGGGCATCAATCAAACCTTCCAGCTGGCAGAGTGAATCCATGAA AAGAATAAACTTGAGTGGAAGGTCATGCATGGACTTCCCCGAATCCGACTCTGACATATCATTTGTAAGCTCTGAGAGGCCCAGCAGTGTGCGTTCATCCTCTGTTTTCTATGACTATTTTGATCTTCATGCCCGAAATCCACGAACTTCAACCAGTTCAGATCATAGCTTGGGATCAACCCGTATGAGACCCAAGTTCTCTGACCTCAGTTCAACCGACATTTCATTTTCAGAGGATAGCCGCCGATCATCAGTTTCTTCTTCCTTGCTAAACGTT GATGAAGCCGAAGCTGACATGAGGAGCTTGAAGTTGGAGTTAAAGCATACATTGGAAATATACACTACTGCATGCAGAGAAACACTAGCAGCACAACAGAAG TTAGGGGAACTGCAAAACTGgaaaatagaggaagaaaagaaaatggaggagatGCAGTTGTCCCAGGAAGCAGCAGAGGCAAGTGTGGAGCAAGAGAAAGCAAGAAGTAAAGCAGCAAGGGAAACAGCTAAAGCAGCAAAGAGAATAGCAAGGGTGGAATCGAGTAAAAGAGAAAGTGTAAAAGTGAAAGCCCTTAAAGAAGCAGAGGAAATGAGGAAACAATTGGACAATCTAACCCAAAACGACAAAAGATATAGGAGATACACAATAGAGGAGATTGAAAGAGCCACAGACATGTTCTCAGAAGCAAGGAAGATAGGGGAAGGGGGGTATGGACCTGTGTACAAGTGTTACCTAGATCATACACAAGTGGCGGTGAAGGTTCTGCGTCAAGATTCAGCTCAAGGGGAGGCACAGTTTCAGCAAGAG GTGAACATACTGGGGTGCATAAGACATCCAAACATGGTGCTGCTAATAGGAGCATGTGCAGAGCACGGAATACTGGTATATGAATATATGGCGAAAGGAAGCTTGGAAGACTGTATGTttggaaagaagaaggagaaggagggAAAGATGAGGAGTTGGAAGGTAAGGTTTGGAATAGCAGCGGAGATAGCAACGGGGTTGCTGTTCCTACATCAGACGAAGCCAGAACCATTGGTGCACAGGGATCTGAAACCGGGGAACATATTGCTGGACCAGAATTACGTGAGCAAGATAAGTGACGTTGGATTGGCGAAACTAGTACCGGCAGCAACGGCGGGGAACGGGACGCAATGCTGCATGACAGCAGCAGCGGGAACATTCTGCTATATAGATCCGGAGTATCAGCAGACGGGAATGCTAGGGGTGAAGTCAGACGTATACTCTCTGGGGATAATTCTACTACAGTTGTTGACGGGAAGGCCTGCCATGGGACTGGCACACCAGGTTGAGGAGTCGATCAAGAAGGACAGGTTTGGTGAAATGCTGGACCCCTCTGTCCCGGACTGGCCTCTGGAACAAGCCCTCTGCCTTGCAAACTTGGCTCTCCAATGTGCACAGCTCAGGCGAAAGGACCGCCCAGACCTTGCCACACTCGTATTGCCTCGCCTCCAAATCTTGCGAGACTTTGCTTCCCTTCATTCATCCACCTCTTCCGATCAAG GGCCCAATGATCACTAA